A single window of Bos javanicus breed banteng chromosome 19, ARS-OSU_banteng_1.0, whole genome shotgun sequence DNA harbors:
- the VAMP2 gene encoding vesicle-associated membrane protein 2 has product MSATAATAPPAAPAGEGGPPAPPPNLTSNRRLQQTQAQVDEVVDIMRVNVDKVLERDQKLSELDDRADALQAGASQFETSAAKLKRKYWWKNLKMMIILGVICAIILIIIIVYFSS; this is encoded by the exons AT GTCGGCTACCGCTGCCACcgccccccccgccgccccggctggggagggaggccctcctgcgccccctCCAAACCTCACTAGTAACAGGAGACTGCAGCAGACCCAGGCCCAGGTGGATGAG GTGGTGGACATCATGAGGGTGAACGTAGACAAGGTCTTGGAGCGGGACCAGAAGCTGTCGGAGCTGGACGACCGTGCCGACGCCCTCCAGGCGGGGGCCTCCCAGTTTGAAACTAGTGCAGCCAAGCTCAAGCGCAAATACTGGTGGAAAAACCTCAAG ATGATGATCATCCTGGGAGTGATTTGCGCCATCATCCTCATTATCATCATCG TTTACTTCAGCTCTTAA
- the LOC133231428 gene encoding dnaJ homolog subfamily C member 8-like, translating to MAAPGDSGASGGGGSTEEAFMTFYSEVRQIEKRDSVLTSKNQIERLTRPGSSYFNLNPFEVLQIDPEVTDEEIKKRFRQLSILVHPDKNQDDADRAQKAFEAVDKAYKLLLDQEQKKRALDVIQAGKEYVEHTVKERKKQLKKEGKPTNVEEDDPELFKQAVYKQTMKLFAELEIKRKEREAKEMHERKRRREEEIEAQEKAKREREWQKNFEESRDGCMDSWRNSKPIRKERKRRKTGPF from the coding sequence ATGGCGGCTCCAGGAGATAGCGGGGCTTCGGGTGGAGGAGGCAGCACGGAGGAAGCATTTATGACCTTCTACAGTGAGGTGAGACAAATAGAGAAGAGAGATTCAGTTCTAACATCCAAAAATCAGATTGAAAGATTGACTCGTCCTGGTTCCTCCTACTTCAATTTGAACCCGTTTGAGGTTCTTCAGATAGATCCTGAagtgacagatgaagaaataaaaaagaggttTCGGCAGTTATCCATACTGGTGCATCCTGACaaaaatcaagatgatgctgacaGAGCACAAAAGGCTTTTGAAGCTGTGGACAAAGCTTATAAGTTGCTACTGGATCAGGAACAAAAGAAGAGGGCCCTGGATGTAATTCAGGCAGGAAAAGAATACGTGGAACACACTGTGAAAGAGCGAAAAAAGCAattaaagaaggaaggaaagcctACAAATGTGGAGGAGGATGACCCAGAGCTGTTCAAACAAGCAGTATACAAACAGACAATGAAACTCTTTGCTGAGCtggaaattaaaaggaaagagagagaagccaaAGAGATGCATGAAAGGAAGCGACGACGGGAGGAAGAGATTGAAGCTCAAGAAAAAGCCAAACGAGAAAGGGAGTGGCAGAAAAATTTTGAGGAAAGTCGAGATGGTTGCATGGACAGCTGGCGAAATTCCAAGCCAATacgaaaggaaagaaagagaagaaaaactggaCCTTTCTGA
- the TMEM107 gene encoding transmembrane protein 107 isoform X1: MGRISGLVPSRFLTLLAHLVVVITLFWSRDSNIQACLPLKFTPEEYEKQDIQLVAALSVTLALFAVELAGFFLGVSMFNSTQSLISIGAHCGASVALSFFIFERWECTTYWYIFVFCSALPAVTEITLFISVFGLKKKPF, from the exons ATGGGCCGGATCTCGGGGCTCGTGCCCTCTCGCTTTCTGACGCTCCTGGCGCATCTGGTGGTCGTCATCACCTTATTCTGGTCCAGG GACAGCAACATCCAGGCCTGCCTGCCTCTCAAATTCACCCCTGAGGAGTATGAGAAGCAGGACATTCA GCTGGTGGCAGCGCTCTCTGTTACCCTGGCCCTCTTTGCAGTGGAGCTGGCTGGTTTCTTCTTAGGAGTTTCCATGTTCAACAGCACCCAGAGCCTCATCT CCATCGGGGCTCACTGTGGTGCATCTGTGGCCCTGTCCTTCTTCATATTTGAGCGTTGGGAGTGCACCACGTATTGGTACATTTTTGTCTTTTGCAG TGCCCTCCCAGCTGTCACCGAAATAACATTATTCATCAGCGTCTTTGGGCTGAAAAAGAAACCTTTCTGA
- the TMEM107 gene encoding transmembrane protein 107 isoform X2 codes for MGRISGLVPSRFLTLLAHLVVVITLFWSRDSNIQACLPLKFTPEEYEKQDIQLVAALSVTLALFAVELAGFFLGVSMFNSTQSLIYTRSTQHSRVFLKSSPPTLLKLPWWLRR; via the exons ATGGGCCGGATCTCGGGGCTCGTGCCCTCTCGCTTTCTGACGCTCCTGGCGCATCTGGTGGTCGTCATCACCTTATTCTGGTCCAGG GACAGCAACATCCAGGCCTGCCTGCCTCTCAAATTCACCCCTGAGGAGTATGAGAAGCAGGACATTCA GCTGGTGGCAGCGCTCTCTGTTACCCTGGCCCTCTTTGCAGTGGAGCTGGCTGGTTTCTTCTTAGGAGTTTCCATGTTCAACAGCACCCAGAGCCTCATCT ATACCAGATCCACTCAACATTCCCGAGTCTTTTTGAAGTCCTCCCCTCCTACACTcctaaaacttccctggtggctcagacggtaa